Proteins encoded within one genomic window of Haematobia irritans isolate KBUSLIRL chromosome 5, ASM5000362v1, whole genome shotgun sequence:
- the LOC142239856 gene encoding uncharacterized protein LOC142239856, producing the protein MYSDDVKLFSSISATVDSCRLQGDLDEVVRWCGIYGMCLKFSKCKKMTFFRSNALLTEYYIDNVKLEDVQLFNDLGVLFDRRLKFDYHVESGVSRAMSLRDGRRNLRSLPIETYLHFTCPSNPGICVCLLVSQLSMSC; encoded by the coding sequence ATGTATTCGGATGatgtgaaattattttcgtcGATTAGTGCGACAGTTGATTCTTGTCGATTACAGGGCGATTTAGACGAGGTTGTCCGTTGGTGTGGCATTTATGGAATGTGTCTCAAGTTTAGCAAATGCAAGAAGATGACCTTTTTCAGGTCCAATGCTTTATTGACGGAATACTATATTGACAACGTTAAATTAGAAGACGTTCAACTTTTTAATGATTTAGGTGTGTTATTTGATCGCAGACTGAAGTTCGATTATCATGTTGAGTCAGGTGTCTCGAGGGCTATGTCATTAAGAGATGGTCGAAGGAATTTAAGATCCTTACCTATCGAAACGTATCTACACTTCACTTGTCCGTCCAATCCTGGAATATGCGTCTGTCTTTTGGTCTCCCAGTTATCAATGTCATGTTGA